The genomic window cccagagatggtttgtatgcaaatgagggtgttttttcaaaaacccatacaaattagtttttcggaaattcattcgcggcaccggaaccttttctggcgtgcggacccccatttcgatgtcggagagtatgtaagggaaataaagcaaaatctcccccaaccaattatttatcagtaccaaaattatagtgcatttctacctattatttagcgcttttagcactggttatttaccacgccgcacctagggtttacccctatatcccctgttagcaccattattattaacagTTGGGGATATTGGTATTTGCGTCCCGTATTAGCTTATCGAATTGCGGTAATAAATATTTATTATccgttttatttttcctattagcgttcgtaaatccggtttTTAAATTTAATAGCAAATTCGACATATTCGAAaaaatcctcgggtcggtcaaatttggatattttgttttttatttttaattttaatttttggtaaaattggaggattttggtttttttaattatatttaattttattattaattttttaaattcGATTATATAAACGGAAATTAATttggtttgtcgtaaatTGGCCAAATTTCGTTCGGTTTATTATTTTTCATCGGATTTTTGGAATAAAAAACGGAAAATGCGTTTATATTTTGCGAAAATTGAAAAAATGTCGGTAATTTTTTAACGTCGTTTTTCGGGGGGTATATTAAACTATTTCTGCAATAAAAATtcgaaccaaaacaaaattcGTTTTCGGGAGAATATAACCATATATACCACCTTTTCCGTTTTATtgcggaaaatttccaaataaaatatttggtaaatgcgtatttatataaaatacccTTTAAATTATTCAAATATATTATTAAATATAATTGGGGGgttaaatttaaatttttcgCATATATTAAAAAAGGTTAAAATAACGTTAATATTGGTTCGAAAAACCCGAAATTTTTTTGaaattgggttgcgcggaatATTTGTTCGTGGAATTTCTAATTGGTTTAAACAATTTGTTTGCGGAATTGGTTTTTTtcgttattattattattattatcttTGGGCCGAAtaggggctttttgggccgctTTATTATTCGTAACCGGGATATTGGaaatattatttttaaaaattaaaaaaatatattGTCGATAATATTattcggtatattttaaaacaaaatattaaacaaaaataattaaaatattacgaTTAAAATATCTGGTAAcctatttttataataaaatataatgggttaaaacaattaaacgtttaattgggtaattggggtttttaataattgggggtaaaattataattgtttttaaataaatattaaaattaattaaaatttaattgctgctaaacaatcctaaaatcgaatttatttatataataataaacgtgttttatataaattatatttcaaatgtaatttttttaatttgtttaatttgtaattttCAATTAAAATTTTACAAATTATAAAAATCCATTCCCTTGGCCGTTACGTAAGGTTACGTGAGATTTCGTGGCTTTACCCTTAGGTAATCGttattttgccggtcggtatttctcctgggcgagtgtcgtcagggggggtgtaaccccacctggcctctctggtaccggcccaactgtctggtcgtaacatgtTTCACAAGTGAGCGACACCAGCCAAGCAATCCTTGAGCCTCTCTGGGAATTTCGGAATTCCATGCCATCTGCCATGCTCGACGGGCTGGCGGATGCACAAGGAAATCATTCGGTCATCATTGCCTGGCTCGACTTTTGTCCGATGAATCCGGAACCAACTTAATGAATATAAATTTCATGCATGCGTAATGGGCCCCGAAAACCGGTGAAAGGTCCGTTTATGCTACTTCTGTGGTACTTTTACATATTTCAACGTAGCGTGGGATTTAAACTTCGAATTGTATAACGCAGCAATTGTTTTGAAAACGAAATATTCGCATTAAAATGCAATTTTAAAGCCGTGCTACGCCAAACCACACTATAGGGGACCTTAAGGCTTATGAAATTACTTTTTAATGCTGCGTTTTGAAATATCGATTTACCGTACTTTTTAATTTGGAATCCATGTGCTTtgtatatttttatttttagaagttttatttttataactCTTGAGATTTATATTTTCatatttttatttgtttaataaagaagaaaaaataaaaattcaATTCCGCCCGCGATTAATATCAACTTATAAATCCAAGCCGTTAAGTTACTCGATTATTTAACCGTTTCACTATTGTCCAACTACTTTATCCCGTTCCACGTTTTTGTATTCCATATATCTTTCTCAtataaaaatatatatttcAAAACCTTTATCGCTTTCGCCACCGCTGCTACAAACTTCCACAGCGCCCTCGCCGAAGACGATTGCTACGTTATTATATGGGAACGACAACCTCTAGGACACGAAAAATGTGTTGCTACTTTTTCAAAGGACAGGTTCTTGCTTCGCGAGTATCTTAGCTTTAATCAAGAACAGGAATGGATGGGTAGCCGTAGCAGGGAATGGAGAAGTTGTAAAGCTTACCCATCTGCCGACTGTACAACACTTGTTTGGGAGGGCAGTCAGGGAGGGAGACCGTGTCCACCACCAGATTACACAGTTGATGTGGGTGTACAGGAAGAATATGTCTCTAATAATTAAAAAGGGTTTTTCAGGTTGGGGTTATAATAACTATCGCATTTGAAGGGATATTCCGATATAGAGTAACACGTGCGGCCCCTGGGATGTTTCACTTGTAAAGCATCCACGGGTCCGCACGAACCGCTCTCCTTTATCCCAGAACAGATTGCAAATAACTTCTTTTGGTTACTTTAAAAGAGACCTAGGAATCATTAGATATGGCGATTCGAACTACTTGTTAATCTCAAGCTGAGTCCCTACCCGTAAACGAGGATTATCAATAGGTTACAAATGCAACGACGATGGAAATGTGAAGTTAAGCTTCAGATAAgccaaaaaacaaaaaaaaaaaacaaaggcaATTAATGGAAAAATGCCTGCTTGATGGCCTCGGAATACCAATGTGGCACTTGGCTTTATTGGCAGCTGGAAATTACGGTGAGAGAATCTTGTCGGGTTGCGACCATCATGGTATGCGGCCCACCTTTGGCAGTTCAGTCCCTTTTATAATATCTACTATATAGTAAGCGAAGATGATTTTCGAGTCAGAGCTGGCTATCGTATCCCTTGGGGGCGGTCCATGACGCAGTatggggtggcgggcgcAGAGGCGAGATGGGCAGTGGAACCGCAATGGAAAATCTCGATAGTTGTCTGACTTCTCGCCGGGCCAATTCTGCCTGGCCCCGGCCTCATGCCCACATCCGTCTCGCTTGCCTTGTAGATCTAGGAAAGTACAACCGATGTTAATCCAGGGCCTCGTGTGACGTTCAATACAAATCCAAGATGAAGGGGTAACGAAGTCTTGAATTGGCgagccgaaaaaaaagataaaaaaagtcaaaatcTAATCTCCACAATATGTCATGTGGTTCCATCGTAATGGTACACTTGTGGGAATCTTGGTACGGATTAGGCGGTTGTCTTGGCAACTGCCAAAGGAGGTTTTGTGTAGATCTGCTTCGGAATTTGCTAGTGCTTGTCCTACAAGCTGCCTGCGGCCATCTGGATTTGTCTTGACGGCTGAAATAGGCCTCGTATCGAATGAGTCGGAATCGTCATGGGATATTAAGTCCCCAGTCGAGGGGCGATGGAGCTAACAGGTCCCTTCAGAATGTCGACCTGAAAGCCTGCTTTGTAAATTGAATAAATGTAGCCAGTCTATCGCCAGAGCTTTTGAACAAGTTTTTCGACTCGTTCATCACCAGCTTCAGTCCTCCAGTCGCTCACTCTCCTCACAGTCACACCAGCTCTCAATCCAGTAAGTATCAGAGCATCCTGCCGGCCAGAACCCATTATCTCCTCGTCAGTACCTAGACTAGTTCACTAACTTTACCCAAAGACACTCGGAacagcaaacaaacaaacaaacaaacaaacaaacaaacaaacaaacaaacaaacaaacaaacaaacaaacaaacaaacaaacaaacaaacaaacaaacaaacaaacaaacaaacaaacaaacaaacaaacaaacaaacaaacaaacaaacaaacaaacaaacaaacaaacaaacaaacagacaGACAAGCAAACCGTTACATAAAATGCAATTCTTGGCCAGCATCTCCGTTGTCGCCCTGGCCCTCGTGCCCGCCACCCTCGCGCAGGGTACCGGCTGCAGCGTGGAGATCATCAACAGCAACCAGGTATCAGTCGGCAGTGGTTGCGCCCGCATCAACTCGGTCACCAACATTGGGGACAACCAGGGTCGCCGCTGGGGCGTTCTTGCCAACTCCAGCTGCGGCCTCTCAACCACGCAGAACCTGCCGAGCGGCTGGAGCCTGAGGCAGACCGGCTTCTGCAACGCCTAACTTTCCAAGGTTTTGCGGTCTGGAGTGTTTGGTTAGCTGGACGGGGAATACTGCCGCCATCTGCTCGTCAGTGCGGTGGATTGACGGTTGAGTGTATAATTAAAGATTGCCTGTCCTGTAGGAGCTGAGCGGTTCTGTCATTTGTCGGTATAGCTGCTGCTAGGATCTATCGGCGTATAAGTGAAGCTCAAATAGCACACAGGCTTTAATAACTTTAATAACTTTAATAACAGGATTTGAGTTTTAAACTTTGAGAAGCAGCTATGATGGCGCTAGCCAAGCCTACTCTCCCTTGCACAGCTCGCCCTTTGACTTCCAAATCTCAAACTCAAAATCAGGCTGGAACTCAGTATACAAGGTTTCCTGGTTTGGTGGTAGTTCAGCATCAATATCGCATTTGGTACCTCGAGGTTGATTTGGCGCGTGGGCAACTTACCGGGTCAGCGTTGACGTTGAAAGTAAAGGCAGCCGCCTCGTCCGAGATGATGTTCTTGGGCAATCCTGCAGCCTCGACCATGAGCTGCACCTCACACGTCCGCTCCAGACACGTGAAGAGGTAAGCGGCCTCATCAACAGTGCCGCCCGTAGTCAGCAGGCCGTGGCTCTGCAGAAAGACGACGCGGTTCTTGTGGCCCAGGGCCTGGGCTATCATCTTGCCCTCGTGGTCGCCCAGGACCACGCCGCCGAAGTCGCGGTATACGGCCTGGGTGCGGTAAAAATTGCACGAGTCCTGGTTGATGATGTCGACGGGTCTGGCGAATGCGGACCAGGCCTTGCCGGCGGGCGAGTGCATGTGGCAGGCTGCGTGGACGTCGGGCCGGGCGCGGTGGATGGCGCTGTGGATGACGAAGCCGGCGGCGTTGACGGCGACCCTGTTGCCGCCGATGACCTGGCCGGCCTCGTCTATGTGCACCATGTCGCTGGCCTTGAGCATGCCAAAGTGTTTGCCCATTGGATTGATCCAAAAGGTGTTGGGGTAGACGGGGTCGCGCACCGAGATGTGTCCGCTGGTGCCCTCGGTGAAGCCCTTGCGCGCAAAGACGCGGAACGCCCCCGCCATGTGCTCCAGCTGCCACTGCCGCTTCTTGTACAAGTCCTCGATCACCGGGATGCCGGCGAAGGGATAGCCACCTGTGGCCACAGCGCCAACTGCACTGGAGCTCGAGGGTTGCTCGGCCGCAGGTGAAGGCTCGACCTTGAGCTCGAGTGACGATGCTGTTggcgctgttgttgttgttgttgtcggcATGATGACGGGGCGTATGTCGAGTCAAGTCACGGGTGAAGGATTTGACGCAGgtgaactagttctagtctagcaaTTTAAATCCCTTATAGGTCAGGATGGACTCCACGACCGGCTTGAACCAATCGCCTGCCGACGCTCCCAACTTCCTAATACCAAGTTTGCCTCGTGTGGGCCCCAGGGATCGACCACAAACGCTTACCGTACTTTGAGTTCTGCATAAAAGAATGCGATGATAGGGGGCTACGGGTCTTTACACGATAGAGCAAATCATACCCATGGGCTGGAATCTGGTGAGAGACAAGATGGAAGGTGTTTTCACCAGCACAAGAATGCAAAGGCACAGCCAGTGATGCGATTAGCTCTAATTTCTTGAATTCTTTCACAGGTCCATGTTTGAGCTTGGCTGAAAAAGAGTCAAGGCCGACTTCTTGTTGATTGACCTGGCATGGAATATATGACTAATAGTCCACACACTATGACAATAGCAACAACAGAACAGGAGActatctaggtaggtaacagATTATAGAATTTAGGCACACAAAATATCAAACTTGATGACAACAATCCGCAAGGTTCTCTGCGACCAGAACCAGATGCAAATGCAAAAAGCAAAACCCGTGCATTGCTTCCGCCCCCTCAGTGACCAAGGCCCTTGGCACGAGCACGTTGGACATCGCGATAGTAGCGGGGAGCAGTCCACTCGCGGATGCGGCGGCCATAGCGGATCATGACGAAGCAGCTGGCGTTCCAGAGAAGACCGATGCCGCCCACAATGCAGTAGACGGCGAGGTAGCCGTTGTGGTTGAGCCAGGGGGTGATGCCGTAGTTGATGGCAAAGGACAGCGTGTTGCGGATGAGCACGCAGGTGGTGACCAGCTGGCTCGACAGCTCAGGGTAGCTGGACATGGCGTAGCCCAGGGCGCCGGGGATGCAAAAGGAGGCggtgatggccagggcgaaCTGGGTCGTGGCCAGGGCGAACCAGTGCAGGTGGTAGGTGACGGCCACGCTGTACAGGACCAAGGCAAAGGGCACCAGCACCACGCCTGCCGCGAACAGGTACAGGATGTTCTCCGACTCGGCCACGCCGCCGTTGCGCCGGGCCAGCCGAACCGTCAGCATCTGGCCCACCTTGCCGGCGTACAGACCGCCAATGATGGAGCCGAGCACGCCGCCCGCGTAGGCTGCGGCCACGCCGGCGGTGCTGAAGCCGTACCTGGTGGTGTagatggtgccgatggtggcGTTCTGCACGCCCTGCCACACCAGGCTGTTGGCTCCGTACATGAAGCCGGCGTAGACGACGGCCGGATAGCTAAAGCCGACAAAGGGGGCCCAAAAGACATCCCAAAACCGCATCGGCCGCTTCTTGTCCCTGAGGCTGAGCTTGTTCCAGAGGCTCTTGCGCGGCCAGACCAGCTCCCCGACTTGGCTGTCTGTGGCTTTtttggcggcagcagcagcagcagcagcagcagcagcatcatcaACTGGCTTTTTCTCGGTCGGCGTGGCGGggctggaggaggaggaggcatCCGTGGCAGCTGTTTGGCTCGCTGCCGCCTGGGCGCCGTGGGTGTGCTTGCGGTCGTAGTTGGTCTCCTCCATCAGCAGAAAACAATAGACAAACCCCATGGCGTTCCAGATGGAGCACCACCAGAGCGTCCACTGCCAGCCCATGCCGACGTTGATGAAGCCCGACAGCATGGGGGCCAGCTTGCCGGTCATGGCCAGGGACCAGCCGTACCAAGCCATGTAGGTCGGGCGCTCGTGGGCAAACCACAGGTCCGTGACCGACACCTCGGCCAGCGACTCGACGGGCGAGCCAAAGAAGCCCAGGATGATGCGGTTGGCAAGATAGGTGCCCGAGGTGGTGCACAGGGGCGCGGTGGCGAGGATGACCACGTTGGCCAGCAGCGAAAAGAGGTAGACGGGCCGCTTGCCCCACTGCAGGGCCACGGCCTGCCAAAAGACGCAGCCCCAGCCGTAGAAGAGGAACATGATGCCGGTGCCGTTGTTGATGTCGGTCAGCGTGAGGCCCGTCTCGGCGCGGATCGGCGTCACGATCGAGTACACGGCGCTTGACGGGAGCGCGATGACGATGGTGTAGACGACGATGCAGCTAGTCGCCAGCATCTTGCGCCGTCGGCTCCAGTTGAGCGGGTCCTCGGGGTCCTCTGACGGCGCCGGCACGAGGATCAAGTCAGACTCAGAGTCCAAGTCGCTCTGGCCGCTGCTGTCCACCAGCCGGACGGTGCCTGGGGGCAGCGGCTTGCTCTCCTCGTCAGCCATGATAAAAGTTGAATTGTGTCTTTGGTCCTTGGACAAGTGCAGCAGGTCTGGCATGTCAGTGGCCCACAGTGCCACACATCAACTACAAAGTAGGTGCAATCCATTgggttgactttttgtaTTGACGGCCAACTAGGCAAACATGGATATTCTGGCACGTCGCTCATACCCCATGCACTCCTCTGAATCTCTGATAGACAGCCCCCGACTATCTGTGGGGTAATGCAAAAACCGGGGCGAGCGGGTTCCTTATCAGGGGCATGGTCTTTCGGCTTTCCATAAAACTGGCCTCGGAACCGCGAAAATACCCCTCTTGGGAATGGGGAACAAAGAGCGACGGCTTCGGTCTCCTATACCGTTTCCAATCCCAATCATAGAATAGAACGAGACTCGAGTCACGActcactagactagactagttctagacctagatTCCGGACCGGATGGGCGATAGTCGATACAGGCACGCAGGCTAAATTATGTACATGTACAATACAGAATTGTCGTATATACTACGGTTAGTCTCCGACACGCGATGCTAGCTTCTACCTATGGCGCGCTCAATCTCAACCAGAGCAGCCAATACCTTTTCGTCGTGGAACCTCCTGCCGACAATCTGCAGGCTGACGGGCGCATTGGCGAACGTCTCGGGAGTGTACATATCGTAGACAAACCTGTCCTGCGCGTTCTTGGGCGTATAGCTGGCGTCTTTGACGTCCTTGACCGGGTCGACTGTGGTGACAGGAAAGACGACGGCGGGGTAGTCGACGAGGTTCCAGTGCGATGTGTAGCCCCAGTATTTCGACTGGTCGTGCGGCGTGGCTGCTCCAAAGTTGGGCGGGCAGAGGATGACGTCCACCtcgccgtcctcgtcctTGCCCGTGGCCGACCACGCCTGGGCGTACATGGCTCTGTAGTTGTCGCGCTCGAGGCAGAGCTGCGTCGGTGATGGTTGGTTAGTTAGCACAGGTGGGGGTCAACCCCTAGCCCCTGCAATGAATAGCCCCTGCAATGAACTCATTAAATCATTAAATCAAACCAAATCACGTACCTTCCACAGCTCGTGCTGCGTCAAGCTCCCAACTGTAGGCTGCTCCTGAATGATAAATTGGGTCAGGGGCAACATGGGCTCGCCGCCTTGCTCCAACAGGTCCATGACCTCCTTTCCCCCATCGGGCCAGTATAGCGCTGACACGATATCCCACGCCCTCTGGTGGTCTAGATGCTCACAGTCCCAGTCGACCACCTCGATGCCGGCCCGACGACACGCACCCGCCACTTCCCGCAGTGCCCTCGTCATGGGCGGGTGCGGCTGCACGACTCCATCCCACCACTGCACTGCCACCTTGAGCCGCCGCCTGCCCTTGGCAAACTCGTCGTACGGCCTCCAGGGCATCTCGACGACGGACGGATCGATACGCCAGGGCTTGGCCGCCAACGCCACGCGCATGAACAGGTCGAGCGCATCGCGATCCGCCGCCAGCGGTCCGGGTGATGCGCCCATGGTCTCTTTGCCGGCGGCTGGTGCCAGCAGCCCTCGGGCCGAGAGGCGCTTCCACGTCGCCTTGAAGCCGTACAGTCCGACGTGGGCAGCAGGCACCCGGATGCTGCCGCCAATGTCGCCGCCGATACCCAAGATGCTGCCTCGCATGCCCATGAGCGCCGACTCTCCGCCGGTGCTGCCGCCGGGACTCAGGTTCCTGTTATAGGGGTTCAGCGTCCGTCCGTACACGGGATTGTCCGTCTCGAGGTGCATGATGGCCTGCGGCTGGTTCGTCCTGGCGTAAAAGACGCACCCCTCGGCCCACAGGCAGTCGTAGAGCAGGTTGGATCCGTGCTCCTTGCCGATCCACGCAACAAAAGACGAATTCGATGTCACCTTGGAGCCCACCATCCCCTGGTGCTCCTTTGTCGATATCGGCAGCCCAAAGAGCATGCCCTTGGCTTCAGGCAGCGAGTCGAGGTGCTTGGCGCGCTCCACGGCTTGATCCCACAGCAGCTCCGTCAGGCAGTTGGTCGCCGCGTGTGCGATTGCTGCTCTGCGGAGAAATGCCCGCGTGACCTCCTCCACAGAGATCTCGcggctcttcatcgctgCGAGGAGCTTGGTGATGCTGTACCCTTCTGTGATTTCAATTTCGCGAGCTGTCAAGATCTTGCCCGGCAAGTCTCGAGTGTAGAGAGGCATGCTGCCTTCAGCTGGGACACCCTCAAGGGCAGGCTGCACCTTTGCGAGGGAGGCATCGCGATGTGCTCTGACCCCTGCCACCTTGTCCTGCCATGTCTCTGGTAGTGAAGCGTCCCCCATGCTTGCGTTTTGTAGCTGGTAATAAAATAATGGCAAGCTGGGCGAACCGTGCCAGtcaagtctagaactagttctaggacAAGTCGAGTTTTCAAGTTGGACATCGTTAAAGATATCAAACTGCCCCGGCGTATTCGGAGCATTTAGGAGCAATGGCCAGCCCGGGCTTTACGACGATAGTGTTCCCAGACGGGCGTGGGGCCGAGAgggtcccgaaagaggatgGCATGAGCGAGCATCCGGAGCGCCCTTTTAGACCTAgattagactagactaggtagTCTAGTGACTCCGCCCGGGACCCACAAGTACAACCCTCGGTATCTGTATCTGCTGTATATCTTTGAGCTTATCATCTTGGTGCACACAGCATGCAATGTATTACTATTGGCCACACAGCTTATCAGTTCTGACAGTCACCAAGCAGCGTATCGTAGCTGCTTCCAGTCCGTCGCACCAGCTCAGATAGTCTAGCTGAGCATAAGTATAGAGCCAAGCCTCTCCACAACCATCCGCCAATGGCTCGTCGTTCGAGGATGATGATCCGTCACAGGCCCAGCCTCCCACACCCGAGAAAGAACCTCGCTGCCCGTCCTCGCCGATGCAATGCCGTAAAACTCCACTTGTCTGTACCACTCTTTAAAGCCATCCTGCAGCTCACGGTCGAAAGCCTCGCTGCCGGCGATAAAGGCAGGCCAGTACAGTGGTGCCGCTAGAATCGACGTCTGCGACTTGAGCTGCTCGATGGCCCCGATGCTGTCGAGCACCATCCGAACGTGGGGCCGCAGGTAGCTGAATCGAATCAGCCGAATGTGCTGTGCGAAATATATGATGAGCGCATTGTGGAACGCGAGCGTCGTCTTGCGGATGATCTCGGAGCTGGCCCTGTTGCCGCTCACAAGGTTGTCGACAAGGCCCGTCTCGGCGTCCCAGTCCACGATTTCGCCCTCCAAAGCATCACACTGCGCCGCCAGATGTGCAGGAACGGACGGGGACAGCTTCTCGTGTCGTGCGCTGGTCACCTGCTTGATCAGGTTGGTGGCCTGTTCGAGCAGGACCAGGAGGCTCTTTGGGACCCCGTAGATGCATTCGTATGTGttggtgctcaggggaaCACCGGGCGCAATGGGGTGGGGAGGCCTCTGCTCCTCTGATGCGTCGTCGTCCAGAGTCATGATGTCTGACGGACTGGGGGAGGGCCTTTTGGGGCCTTGAAGAGCCGTGCTCTCGTAGATTGTGCGGAGGTAAAAGTATATCCTCTGCAGAGACCGGGCCTTGGGCGAATATTTGGTCTTCCAACCTGCGGCGTACTTCAAGAACCGCAAGGTGCCGTCCAGATGGATGCCGCACGTGGTGTTGTCGCCCGACATGACGTTGATGGTTACCATGGACAACATGGTTGCTAGCAGCTCCTTGTACTTTGGGGCACTGGGGGTGGCTGCGTTGCCCTCGACGGCGTCCTTGAGCAGCTTGATGGCCCTGCTC from Pyricularia oryzae 70-15 chromosome 4, whole genome shotgun sequence includes these protein-coding regions:
- a CDS encoding class II Aldolase, which encodes MPTTTTTTAPTASSLELKVEPSPAAEQPSSSSAVGAVATGGYPFAGIPVIEDLYKKRQWQLEHMAGAFRVFARKGFTEGTSGHISVRDPVYPNTFWINPMGKHFGMLKASDMVHIDEAGQVIGGNRVAVNAAGFVIHSAIHRARPDVHAACHMHSPAGKAWSAFARPVDIINQDSCNFYRTQAVYRDFGGVVLGDHEGKMIAQALGHKNRVVFLQSHGLLTTGGTVDEAAYLFTCLERTCEVQLMVEAAGLPKNIISDEAAAFTFNVNADPETLYTEFQPDFEFEIWKSKGELCKGE